One segment of Pseudodesulfovibrio sp. 5S69 DNA contains the following:
- a CDS encoding thiamine pyrophosphate-dependent enzyme produces the protein MSEMKEKLVFDRPESVIDRPTHYCPGCHHGIAHRLIGELLDEMDLAEKTLMVTSIGCSVFLYNYLNADAVEAPHGRAPAVATGVKRARPDKFVFTYQGDGDLASIGMAEIMHAANRGEKMCVVFVNNTVYGMTGGQMAPTTMIGQITTTTPAGRCQTHEGAPIRMTEIIASLGGTAFAARAALNTVPNIKKAKKYLKKAFEFQLNGTGFGFVELLSGCPTNWKMTPLKANERIKDEMIPYFPLGIYKDVSEEGGVC, from the coding sequence ATGTCCGAAATGAAAGAAAAACTGGTCTTTGACCGGCCCGAGTCCGTCATCGACCGGCCCACCCATTACTGCCCCGGCTGCCACCACGGCATCGCCCACCGGCTGATCGGCGAGTTGCTCGACGAGATGGACCTGGCCGAAAAGACCCTGATGGTCACCTCCATCGGCTGCTCGGTCTTCCTTTACAACTACCTCAACGCCGACGCGGTGGAGGCCCCCCACGGCCGCGCCCCGGCGGTGGCCACCGGCGTCAAGCGCGCCCGGCCCGACAAGTTCGTCTTCACCTACCAGGGCGACGGCGACCTGGCCTCCATCGGCATGGCCGAGATCATGCACGCCGCCAACCGCGGCGAGAAGATGTGCGTGGTCTTCGTCAACAACACGGTCTACGGCATGACCGGCGGCCAGATGGCCCCGACCACCATGATCGGCCAGATCACCACGACCACCCCGGCGGGCCGCTGCCAGACCCATGAGGGCGCGCCCATCCGCATGACCGAGATCATCGCCTCCCTGGGCGGCACCGCCTTTGCCGCGCGCGCCGCGCTCAACACCGTGCCCAACATCAAGAAAGCCAAGAAGTACCTGAAAAAGGCGTTCGAGTTCCAGCTCAACGGGACCGGGTTCGGGTTCGTGGAGCTGCTCTCCGGCTGCCCGACCAACTGGAAGATGACCCCGCTCAAAGCCAACGAACGCATCAAGGACGAGATGATCCCGTACTTCCCGCTCGGCATCTACAAGGATGTGTCCGAGGAAGGAGGTGTCTGCTGA
- a CDS encoding 2-oxoacid:acceptor oxidoreductase family protein — translation MRYMDSIIAGFGGQGVMLIGNLLAYAGMKDGLNVTYIPVYGPEMRGGTANCTVVLSDEDIGSPIIHRPKSIISMNRPSLDKFQPRVEDNGIHIINSSLIDMDLADTKRLQCYGVPCNEIADELGNTRMANMVAIGAFVQASGIIPLDAVIGSLENVISPRYHKLIPANTKAIEAGAKHVS, via the coding sequence ATGCGCTACATGGATTCCATCATCGCGGGCTTCGGCGGCCAGGGCGTCATGCTCATCGGCAACCTGCTGGCCTACGCAGGCATGAAGGACGGCCTCAACGTCACCTATATCCCGGTCTACGGGCCGGAGATGCGCGGCGGCACGGCCAACTGCACGGTCGTGCTCTCCGACGAGGACATCGGCTCGCCCATCATCCACCGGCCCAAGTCCATCATCTCCATGAACCGCCCGTCGCTCGACAAGTTCCAGCCCCGGGTCGAGGACAACGGCATTCACATCATCAACTCGTCGCTCATCGACATGGACCTGGCCGATACCAAGCGCCTCCAATGCTACGGCGTACCGTGCAACGAGATCGCCGACGAGCTGGGCAACACCCGCATGGCCAACATGGTCGCCATCGGCGCCTTCGTCCAGGCCTCGGGCATCATCCCGCTGGACGCCGTCATCGGCTCGCTCGAAAACGTCATCTCCCCGCGCTACCACAAGCTCATCCCGGCCAACACCAAGGCCATCGAAGCCGGCGCCAAACACGTCTCCTAG
- a CDS encoding homocysteine biosynthesis protein, translated as MAEFKVNKTVKEINERIRKGKAVVVNAEEMIEIVRKEGKVKAAQEVDVVTTGTFSPMCSSGLLFNIGQQPPVMKVSKLWLNNVPCYSGIAAVDAYLGATEPSDDDPLNKVHPGRFAYGGAHVMEDLLRGKAVHLRAEAYGTDCYPRRELDKDITLADLPNAVMLNPRNCYQNYNAAVNLTNRTIYTYMGPLKANASNVNYATAGALSPLFNDPYFRTIGMGTRIFLGGGVGYVIGEGTQHVQKPQRNERGIPEGGSGTLMLKGDFKKMNARYVRAQSIIGYGVSLALGVGIPIPMLNEELAWFTGVSNEDISMPVKDYGYDYPNGIPREVTRVSFAELRSGEIMVNEKKTATVPVTSHSMSLEVADKLKEWILAGKFLLTEKQDDIPSF; from the coding sequence ATGGCAGAATTCAAAGTGAACAAGACGGTCAAGGAGATCAACGAGCGTATCCGCAAGGGCAAGGCCGTGGTGGTCAATGCCGAGGAGATGATCGAGATCGTCAGGAAGGAAGGGAAGGTTAAGGCCGCCCAGGAAGTGGACGTGGTCACCACCGGCACCTTCTCGCCCATGTGCTCTTCCGGGCTGCTCTTCAACATCGGCCAGCAGCCGCCGGTCATGAAGGTCTCCAAACTGTGGCTGAACAACGTGCCCTGCTACAGCGGCATCGCGGCCGTAGACGCCTACCTGGGGGCCACCGAGCCGTCGGACGACGACCCGTTGAACAAGGTCCACCCCGGCCGCTTCGCCTACGGCGGAGCCCACGTCATGGAGGACCTCTTGCGCGGCAAGGCGGTGCACCTGCGGGCCGAGGCCTACGGCACGGACTGCTACCCCCGCCGCGAGCTGGACAAGGACATCACCCTGGCCGACCTGCCCAACGCGGTCATGCTCAACCCGCGCAACTGCTACCAGAACTACAACGCGGCCGTGAACCTGACCAACCGGACCATCTACACGTACATGGGCCCGCTCAAGGCCAACGCGTCCAACGTCAATTACGCCACCGCCGGCGCCCTCTCCCCGCTGTTCAACGACCCGTACTTCCGGACCATTGGCATGGGCACGCGCATCTTCCTGGGAGGCGGCGTGGGCTACGTCATCGGCGAGGGCACCCAGCACGTGCAGAAGCCCCAGCGCAACGAGCGCGGCATCCCCGAGGGCGGCTCGGGCACGCTCATGCTCAAGGGCGATTTCAAGAAGATGAACGCCCGCTACGTGCGCGCCCAGTCGATCATCGGCTACGGCGTGTCCCTGGCGCTCGGCGTGGGCATCCCCATCCCCATGCTCAACGAGGAGCTGGCCTGGTTCACCGGGGTGTCCAACGAGGACATCTCCATGCCGGTCAAGGACTACGGCTATGACTACCCCAACGGCATCCCGCGCGAGGTCACCCGCGTGTCCTTCGCCGAGCTGCGCAGCGGGGAAATCATGGTCAACGAGAAGAAGACCGCCACCGTGCCCGTGACCTCCCACTCCATGTCCCTGGAAGTGGCCGACAAGCTCAAGGAATGGATCCTGGCCGGCAAGTTCCTGCTGACCGAAAAGCAGGACGACATCCCGAGCTTCTAA
- a CDS encoding DnaA ATPase domain-containing protein yields MKESLRQHLLQTCTDEELKRWYDPLSFDYSEENKRLTVGFPHAFFARWFESEIQDKFEAQLNMFLGNGYVVSYKDSDTPERLRGVQVADVVKRIDFPFGQEFTFDTFLINKKNYFPIASAKEVAKQSGSLFNPFIICGPGGSGKTHLLKSVANEIAKKHDYSTIFMGSLEELNSLYSIRFKGDPFKARNHLFEYNFLFIDDFHKIKEHPYFQQELVNIFNHFYDNKKQMVLACREKVTSYDFLDDNLQSRLGWGLIVTLKEPDLEIRVGYIQRQVRAKRLSLSKEQVLTLAQRFTDFRYLQGILLKLFAFKELVKQDLSQKDFEHILANTEEKTTDDLTPKKILSVVAEHFSVHVKDLTGTKRHQHIAHARQVAMYLCRQMLSTSYPALGRAFGGKDHSTVLYSVKKIDQLQEDDFELKQLLKTLKNKCRMS; encoded by the coding sequence GTGAAAGAATCACTTCGGCAACATCTCCTCCAAACCTGCACGGACGAGGAACTCAAGCGCTGGTACGACCCGCTCTCCTTCGATTACTCCGAGGAAAACAAACGGCTGACCGTGGGTTTTCCCCATGCGTTTTTCGCCCGGTGGTTCGAGTCAGAAATCCAGGACAAGTTCGAGGCACAGTTGAACATGTTCCTGGGCAACGGGTATGTCGTCAGCTACAAGGACAGCGATACTCCGGAGCGGCTGCGCGGCGTGCAGGTGGCCGACGTGGTCAAGCGCATCGATTTCCCCTTCGGCCAGGAATTCACCTTCGACACCTTCCTGATCAACAAGAAAAATTATTTCCCCATCGCCTCGGCAAAGGAAGTGGCCAAGCAGTCCGGCTCCCTGTTCAACCCGTTCATCATCTGCGGGCCGGGCGGGTCGGGCAAGACCCACCTGCTCAAGTCCGTGGCCAACGAGATCGCCAAGAAACACGACTACTCGACCATCTTCATGGGCTCGCTCGAAGAACTCAACTCGCTCTATTCCATCCGCTTCAAGGGCGACCCGTTCAAGGCGCGCAACCATCTGTTCGAGTACAATTTCCTGTTCATCGACGACTTCCACAAGATCAAGGAACACCCCTATTTCCAGCAGGAACTGGTCAATATCTTCAATCACTTTTACGACAACAAGAAGCAGATGGTCCTGGCCTGCCGCGAAAAGGTGACCAGCTACGACTTCCTGGACGACAACCTGCAATCCCGGCTCGGCTGGGGGCTCATCGTCACCCTCAAGGAGCCGGACCTGGAAATCCGGGTGGGGTACATCCAGCGCCAGGTGCGGGCCAAGCGGCTCTCCCTGAGCAAGGAACAGGTCCTGACCCTGGCCCAGCGGTTTACGGATTTCCGCTATCTCCAGGGTATCCTGCTCAAGCTCTTCGCCTTCAAGGAGCTGGTCAAGCAGGACCTCTCCCAGAAGGATTTCGAACACATCCTCGCCAACACCGAGGAGAAGACCACCGACGACCTGACGCCCAAGAAGATCTTAAGCGTGGTGGCCGAACACTTCAGCGTGCACGTCAAGGACCTGACCGGCACCAAACGGCATCAGCACATCGCCCATGCCCGCCAGGTGGCCATGTACCTGTGCCGTCAGATGCTGAGCACCTCGTATCCGGCGCTGGGTAGGGCGTTCGGCGGAAAGGATCACTCCACGGTCCTGTACTCGGTTAAAAAAATCGATCAATTACAAGAAGATGACTTCGAATTGAAACAACTGTTGAAAACCTTGAAGAATAAATGTCGCATGTCGTGA
- the dnaN gene encoding DNA polymerase III subunit beta, which produces MFLKVNRDEIIEGLQKSANIIPAKTGAAFLRTIWLQCENGNLNIMSTDSNLEFMGSYPAALEGEGLAGVQGRAFYDLVKQLKSDQGELTIRTDESDQNVLVEQKARKYKFPVNDPEWFQKFSSFPEDNTVYWSGDFLHEIIDKISFCISDEDSMEAIACIYMVPREKDGNKTVEVCGLNGHQFAMLNFVNDDIYAMLPEEGVLIQKKYLTELKKWLTADEIELAISNKRLFFRTGDKRETFTLPLSYYQYPNYNNFLARLGDDNVSTLEVNRLDLVDALSRVALFNTDSNRCAYFSFADNEVTVSAQGQETGTARESIDATFTGDMARIAFPTRNLIEILNHFASPTVKFTLTGTEAPCGLTGSDDKDYNVIVMPMMIQEETYYTEENA; this is translated from the coding sequence ATGTTTCTGAAAGTGAACCGAGATGAAATCATCGAAGGACTCCAGAAGTCGGCGAATATCATCCCGGCCAAAACCGGCGCAGCCTTTCTGCGGACCATCTGGCTCCAGTGCGAAAACGGGAACCTGAACATCATGAGCACGGATTCCAACCTGGAGTTCATGGGTTCCTATCCCGCCGCGCTCGAAGGCGAGGGCCTGGCCGGCGTGCAGGGGCGCGCCTTCTACGACCTGGTCAAACAGCTCAAGTCCGACCAGGGCGAGCTGACCATCCGCACGGACGAGTCCGACCAGAACGTGCTGGTGGAGCAGAAAGCCCGCAAGTACAAGTTCCCGGTGAACGACCCCGAGTGGTTCCAGAAGTTCTCCTCCTTCCCCGAGGACAACACGGTCTACTGGTCCGGCGACTTCCTGCACGAGATCATCGACAAGATCTCGTTCTGCATCTCGGACGAGGATTCCATGGAGGCCATCGCCTGCATCTACATGGTCCCGCGCGAGAAGGACGGCAACAAGACCGTGGAGGTTTGCGGCCTGAACGGCCACCAGTTCGCCATGCTCAACTTCGTCAACGACGACATCTACGCCATGCTCCCGGAAGAGGGCGTACTCATCCAGAAGAAATACCTGACCGAGTTGAAGAAATGGCTGACCGCCGACGAGATCGAGCTGGCCATCTCCAACAAGCGGCTGTTCTTCCGCACCGGGGACAAGCGCGAGACCTTCACCCTGCCGTTGTCCTATTACCAGTATCCCAACTACAACAACTTCCTGGCGCGGCTCGGCGACGACAACGTCTCCACCCTGGAGGTCAACCGGCTGGACCTGGTGGACGCCCTGTCCCGCGTGGCCCTGTTCAACACCGACTCCAACCGCTGCGCCTACTTCTCGTTCGCGGACAACGAAGTTACGGTGTCGGCCCAGGGCCAGGAGACCGGCACGGCGCGCGAATCCATCGACGCCACCTTCACCGGCGACATGGCCCGGATCGCCTTCCCCACCCGGAACCTGATCGAGATACTCAACCACTTCGCCTCTCCCACCGTGAAGTTCACCCTGACCGGCACCGAGGCCCCGTGCGGCCTGACCGGTTCCGACGACAAGGACTACAACGTGATCGTCATGCCCATGATGATCCAGGAAGAGACCTACTATACCGAGGAAAACGCATAA
- the gyrB gene encoding DNA topoisomerase (ATP-hydrolyzing) subunit B: MSEKQYNAESITVLEGLEAVRKRPAMYIGSTDIRGLHHLVYEVIDNSIDEAMAGYCDKIKVTLHMDNSCTVTDNGRGIPVDIHPKEKVPAVQLAMTTLHAGGKFDNDSYKVSGGLHGVGVSCVNALSEFMETTVRRDGKTYRMKFERGHVTHELEEIGPSDATGTTQRFRPDEEIFEVNQFEYDVLRKRFRELAYLNSGLEIEFKDERSGNAETFKFDGGIRQYVQDINSNLNTIGEIVYGEGESENMIVEFALQYTSSYKENTYTFANNIRTIEGGTHLAGYKTALTRAINNYVQNADLPKKLVQKLTGDDVREGLTSVISVKLPDPQFEGQTKTKLGNSEAAGLVAGVIYEKLNTFFEENPKEARFIIEKVVDAARAREAARKARDLVRRKGALSDNALPGKLADCQSKNPADSEIFIVEGDSAGGSAKQGRDPKIQAILPLRGKILNVEKTRLDKMLGNKEIRAMITAFGIGIGHEEEEKDYDKLRYHKVVIMTDADVDGSHIRTLLLTFFFRQYEELINRGHVYIAQPPLFRASKGKFERFIKDEVELDNFLLERIGGDLKVKTAGGAVLEGEGLMDTMAKIRFLRTRFHEAETVGIDAVLYRKLMDFPERISFTYFEEHDPEQFKKDFETNGYRVEIESEHDQELEKDRTYLVFENENGHRTRLAMEFFYSKLYKSAFKTYGELKESCGGFDFALDLKEGEQSVSGFFGLYDAVIEEAHRGWQIQRYKGLGEMNPEQLWETTMNPENRTMLQVTIEDAAAANDIFVDLMGDNVEPRREFIEKNALAVQDLDI; this comes from the coding sequence ATGAGCGAAAAACAGTACAACGCCGAGTCGATTACCGTACTTGAGGGACTCGAGGCCGTCCGGAAACGTCCGGCCATGTACATCGGGTCCACGGACATCCGGGGCCTGCACCACCTGGTCTACGAAGTCATCGACAACTCGATCGACGAGGCCATGGCCGGCTATTGCGACAAGATCAAGGTCACCCTGCACATGGACAACTCCTGCACGGTCACGGACAACGGCCGCGGCATCCCGGTGGACATCCACCCCAAGGAGAAGGTCCCGGCCGTCCAACTGGCCATGACCACGCTGCACGCTGGCGGCAAGTTCGACAACGACTCCTACAAGGTCTCGGGCGGCCTGCACGGCGTGGGTGTGTCCTGCGTCAACGCCCTGTCCGAGTTCATGGAGACCACGGTCCGGCGCGACGGCAAGACCTACCGGATGAAGTTCGAGCGCGGCCACGTGACCCACGAGTTGGAGGAGATCGGCCCGTCCGACGCCACCGGCACCACCCAGCGGTTCAGGCCCGACGAGGAGATTTTCGAGGTCAACCAGTTCGAATACGACGTCTTGCGCAAGCGGTTCCGCGAGCTGGCCTACCTCAATTCCGGCCTGGAGATCGAGTTCAAGGACGAGCGCAGCGGCAACGCCGAGACCTTCAAGTTCGACGGCGGCATCCGGCAGTACGTCCAGGACATCAACTCCAACCTGAACACCATCGGCGAGATCGTCTACGGCGAGGGCGAGTCCGAGAACATGATCGTGGAGTTCGCCCTGCAATATACGTCGAGCTACAAGGAAAACACCTACACGTTCGCCAATAACATCCGGACGATTGAAGGCGGCACGCATCTGGCCGGGTACAAGACCGCCCTGACCAGGGCGATCAACAACTACGTGCAGAACGCGGACCTGCCCAAGAAGCTGGTCCAGAAGCTGACCGGCGACGACGTGCGCGAGGGGCTGACCTCGGTCATTTCGGTCAAGCTGCCCGATCCGCAGTTCGAAGGCCAGACCAAGACCAAGCTCGGCAACTCCGAGGCGGCCGGACTGGTGGCGGGCGTGATCTACGAGAAGCTGAACACCTTCTTCGAGGAGAACCCCAAGGAAGCGCGGTTCATCATCGAGAAGGTGGTCGACGCGGCCCGGGCGCGCGAGGCGGCCCGCAAGGCCCGCGACCTGGTCCGGCGCAAGGGCGCGTTGTCGGACAACGCCCTGCCCGGCAAGCTGGCCGACTGCCAGTCCAAGAACCCCGCGGACTCGGAGATTTTCATCGTCGAGGGCGACTCTGCAGGCGGTTCGGCCAAGCAGGGCCGCGACCCCAAGATCCAGGCCATCCTGCCCCTGCGCGGCAAGATCCTGAACGTGGAGAAGACGCGCCTGGACAAGATGCTCGGCAACAAGGAAATCCGGGCCATGATCACCGCCTTCGGCATCGGCATCGGCCACGAGGAGGAGGAAAAGGATTACGACAAGCTGCGCTACCACAAGGTCGTGATCATGACCGACGCCGACGTGGACGGCTCGCACATCCGCACCCTGCTGCTGACTTTTTTCTTCAGGCAGTACGAGGAGTTGATCAACCGCGGCCACGTGTACATCGCCCAGCCGCCGCTCTTTCGGGCGAGCAAGGGCAAGTTCGAACGCTTCATCAAGGACGAGGTGGAGCTGGACAACTTCCTGCTCGAACGCATCGGCGGCGACCTCAAGGTCAAGACCGCAGGCGGCGCGGTCCTGGAAGGGGAAGGGCTTATGGATACCATGGCCAAGATCCGCTTCCTGCGCACCCGCTTCCACGAGGCCGAGACCGTGGGCATCGACGCGGTCCTGTACCGCAAGCTCATGGACTTCCCGGAGCGCATCTCGTTCACCTATTTCGAGGAGCACGACCCCGAGCAGTTCAAGAAGGACTTCGAGACCAACGGCTACCGGGTGGAGATCGAGTCCGAGCACGATCAGGAGCTGGAAAAGGACCGCACCTATCTCGTCTTCGAGAATGAGAACGGGCACCGTACCCGGCTGGCCATGGAATTCTTTTACTCCAAGCTCTACAAGTCGGCCTTCAAGACCTACGGCGAGCTCAAGGAGTCCTGCGGCGGGTTCGACTTCGCCCTGGACCTGAAAGAGGGCGAGCAGTCCGTTTCCGGCTTTTTCGGCCTGTACGACGCGGTCATCGAGGAGGCCCATCGCGGCTGGCAGATCCAACGTTACAAGGGCCTGGGCGAAATGAACCCGGAACAGCTCTGGGAAACGACCATGAACCCGGAAAACCGGACCATGCTCCAGGTGACCATCGAGGACGCGGCCGCGGCCAACGACATCTTCGTGGACCTCATGGGCGACAACGTGGAACCGCGCCGGGAGTTCATCGAAAAGAACGCCCTGGCCGTCCAGGATCTGGACATCTAG